The Candidatus Dormiibacterota bacterium genome has a window encoding:
- a CDS encoding TraR/DksA family transcriptional regulator, which yields MPKKQVETYKKRLLEKKKGLSEAYNKNKTYGRLTEDEGTQDLADKASSAYTKEFLYSLSNTDREVLQQVDAALQRIAKGAYGVCVECAEEIEKKRLEAVPYASHCLSCQGKVEKGLL from the coding sequence ATGCCCAAGAAACAGGTCGAAACGTACAAGAAGCGCCTCCTCGAGAAGAAGAAGGGACTGTCGGAGGCGTACAACAAGAACAAGACCTACGGCAGGCTGACGGAGGACGAGGGGACGCAGGACCTCGCGGACAAGGCGTCGAGCGCCTACACGAAGGAGTTTCTCTACTCCCTCTCCAACACCGACCGCGAGGTGCTGCAGCAGGTGGACGCGGCGCTGCAGCGCATCGCCAAGGGGGCCTATGGCGTGTGCGTGGAGTGCGCAGAGGAGATCGAGAAGAAGCGTCTCGAGGCGGTGCCGTATGCCAGCCATTGCCTCTCCTGCCAGGGAAAGGTCGAGAAGGGGCTTCTGTAG
- a CDS encoding tetratricopeptide repeat protein, whose product MKIRTVLYLMFGAIVVIVLSILYGTNKDTLDSQIVFGHGLHIPVWFALLLASGVSMLVPLLFGVLRDLRRMLRDFSVRRQARSRQEAEELYLRGVESMLNGREERALEHFNEVLAIDPNHFEALLKGGEVLRGLRRYAEAIEFHRRAARVKEDDLHPLYSLVSDYEESGARENAKGVLNRIIELNPKRSLAASRKYRAICVSEGAWEKAWEIQKRIEDQLSDMGRSRKAEKKYHLGIRYMLAQSLLQAGKARDAVGMLRRLVAMEPAFVPAPLALGRALLALRQPEEAVEVWDKAYEATGHPIFLSTIEDHYLGQEQPRRAIEALKAAIWKSKKDIIPRFFLGKLYYRLEMIDEALQQFSQMKGRVTYFPALHYYLAKIMERQGNMREALTELELVLRQAEVLKVEYICATCSRKHPAWVDYCERCGEWNSIVVDFQEERPIEELGISTAPVYTAESGEG is encoded by the coding sequence ATGAAGATCCGCACCGTTCTCTACCTGATGTTCGGGGCGATCGTCGTCATCGTCCTGTCCATCCTCTACGGCACGAACAAGGACACACTCGACAGCCAGATCGTCTTCGGCCACGGCCTGCACATCCCCGTCTGGTTCGCGCTGCTCCTGGCGAGCGGTGTGTCCATGCTGGTACCGCTCCTGTTCGGCGTTCTGCGCGATCTGCGTCGCATGCTGCGTGATTTCAGCGTCAGGCGCCAGGCGCGCTCACGCCAGGAGGCGGAGGAGCTCTACCTGCGCGGCGTCGAGTCGATGCTGAACGGACGCGAGGAGAGAGCCCTCGAGCATTTCAACGAGGTGCTGGCGATCGACCCGAACCATTTCGAGGCCCTCCTGAAGGGAGGGGAGGTGCTGCGGGGACTGCGGCGCTACGCCGAGGCGATCGAGTTTCACCGGCGCGCCGCGCGCGTGAAGGAGGACGACCTGCACCCGCTCTACTCGCTGGTCTCCGACTACGAGGAGTCGGGAGCGCGGGAGAACGCCAAGGGTGTCCTGAATCGCATCATCGAGCTGAACCCCAAGCGCTCCCTGGCCGCCAGCCGGAAGTACCGGGCCATCTGCGTCAGCGAAGGCGCCTGGGAGAAGGCCTGGGAGATCCAGAAGCGCATCGAGGACCAGCTCTCCGACATGGGCCGCTCGCGCAAGGCGGAGAAGAAGTACCACCTCGGCATCCGCTACATGCTGGCGCAGAGTCTTCTCCAGGCCGGCAAGGCCCGCGACGCGGTCGGCATGCTCCGCCGGCTCGTCGCCATGGAGCCGGCCTTCGTCCCGGCCCCCCTCGCCCTGGGCAGGGCGCTCCTGGCTCTGCGGCAGCCGGAGGAGGCCGTCGAAGTGTGGGATAAGGCGTACGAGGCGACCGGCCACCCGATCTTCCTGAGCACCATCGAGGACCACTATCTGGGCCAGGAGCAGCCGCGCCGGGCGATCGAGGCGCTCAAGGCGGCGATCTGGAAGAGCAAGAAGGACATCATCCCCCGCTTCTTTCTCGGGAAGCTTTACTACCGTCTCGAGATGATCGACGAGGCGCTGCAGCAGTTCTCCCAGATGAAGGGCCGGGTGACCTACTTCCCCGCCCTGCACTACTACCTCGCCAAGATCATGGAGCGCCAGGGAAACATGCGCGAGGCCCTGACGGAGCTCGAGCTCGTTCTGCGTCAGGCCGAAGTGCTTAAAGTGGAATACATCTGCGCCACCTGCTCCCGCAAGCACCCCGCCTGGGTCGATTACTGCGAGCGCTGCGGAGAATGGAACAGCATCGTGGTCGATTTCCAGGAGGAGCGTCCGATCGAGGAGCTCGGCATCAGCACCGCCCCCGTCTACACCGCCGAGTCGGGGGAGGGGTAG
- the gpmI gene encoding 2,3-bisphosphoglycerate-independent phosphoglycerate mutase, whose protein sequence is MAANALPAVLVVLDGWGHSDATEGNAIAASRPRFMERLARDFPTGLLAASGEAVGLPPGVIGNSEVGHLCLGAGRVVLQDLSRINRAIRDGEFDRNEVLAEAFAAAAREGAALHVVGLLSDGGVHSHIDHFESIVRSAARRGVRNLFLHAFTDGRDTPPRSALAYVRRAESILREISLGRIATVSGRYYAMDRDTRWDRTEKAYRALVLGEGQAHPSALAAVESGYAAGLSDEFFVPSIVRGSATGSGRDTRVLDGDALVFFNFRADRARQLTRAFTETAFGGFPLPARPALARFVCFTAYDRSWTLPVAFPPQRLTGILGEVVSQAGLPQLRIAETEKYAHVTYFFNGGEEHVFPGEERCLVPSPRIATYDTQPEMSAPELTREVLQRLARKPRQVVILNYANADMVGHTGRFDPTVAACRVIDRSVEAVVGETLRLGGFAVVTADHGNAEQMIDPANGTPVTAHTMNPVPVHVVAPGMEGKRVREGGLLSDVAPTMLAILGLRPPDEMEGRSLLVG, encoded by the coding sequence CTGGCCGCCAACGCTCTCCCCGCGGTCCTCGTCGTCCTCGACGGCTGGGGCCACAGTGACGCCACCGAAGGAAACGCCATCGCGGCGAGCCGGCCGCGCTTCATGGAACGGCTCGCCCGCGACTTCCCCACGGGTCTGCTCGCGGCCTCCGGCGAAGCGGTCGGCCTGCCGCCGGGCGTGATCGGAAACTCCGAGGTCGGCCACCTGTGCCTCGGCGCCGGGCGTGTCGTCCTGCAGGACCTGTCGCGCATCAACCGCGCCATCCGCGACGGCGAGTTCGACCGGAACGAGGTCCTCGCGGAGGCGTTCGCCGCCGCGGCACGCGAGGGGGCGGCCCTCCATGTCGTGGGGCTCCTCAGCGACGGCGGGGTACACAGCCACATCGACCACTTCGAATCGATCGTCCGGTCGGCGGCCAGGCGCGGCGTGCGGAACCTCTTCCTGCACGCCTTCACCGACGGCCGCGACACGCCCCCCCGGAGCGCGCTTGCGTACGTGCGACGCGCCGAGTCGATCCTGCGCGAGATCTCCCTGGGACGCATCGCGACGGTCTCCGGGCGGTACTACGCCATGGACCGCGACACGCGCTGGGACCGCACCGAGAAGGCGTACCGGGCCCTGGTCCTGGGCGAGGGACAGGCGCATCCATCCGCCCTCGCGGCGGTCGAGTCCGGATACGCCGCGGGGCTTTCGGACGAGTTCTTCGTGCCGTCGATCGTGCGCGGATCCGCCACCGGTTCGGGGCGCGACACGCGCGTCCTGGACGGCGACGCCCTGGTGTTCTTCAACTTCCGCGCCGATCGCGCGCGCCAGCTCACACGCGCCTTTACCGAGACGGCGTTCGGCGGCTTCCCCCTGCCGGCCCGGCCCGCGCTCGCCCGGTTCGTGTGCTTCACGGCCTACGACCGCTCCTGGACCCTTCCGGTCGCGTTTCCGCCGCAACGGCTGACCGGAATCCTGGGCGAGGTCGTCAGCCAGGCCGGCCTTCCCCAGCTGCGCATCGCCGAGACCGAGAAGTACGCGCACGTCACCTACTTCTTCAACGGCGGCGAGGAGCACGTCTTCCCCGGCGAAGAGCGCTGCCTCGTCCCCTCGCCGAGGATCGCCACCTACGACACCCAGCCGGAGATGAGCGCCCCCGAGCTGACCCGGGAGGTCCTGCAGCGGCTCGCCCGGAAGCCCCGCCAGGTGGTCATCCTGAACTACGCCAACGCCGACATGGTCGGACACACCGGGAGGTTCGACCCGACCGTCGCCGCCTGCCGGGTCATCGACCGTTCCGTCGAGGCGGTGGTCGGGGAGACCCTGCGTCTCGGCGGCTTCGCGGTCGTGACGGCGGACCACGGCAACGCCGAGCAGATGATCGATCCCGCGAACGGGACGCCGGTCACGGCGCACACGATGAACCCTGTCCCGGTGCACGTGGTCGCCCCGGGGATGGAGGGGAAAAGGGTGCGGGAGGGGGGGCTTCTGTCGGACGTCGCTCCGACGATGCTCGCGATTCTGGGCCTGCGCCCCCCCGACGAGATGGAGGGCCGGTCACTGCTGGTGGGCTAG
- a CDS encoding phosphoribosyltransferase family protein has translation MRIVARAAARLLEALVPVLFPADCLACGRALPCRQEGGVCASCWESLPWLPGYRPRRGPLQALLWGAEYEGTIRHLVHGFKFADMDYLGPALGRRMVFRLAPLIFAERPDLVVPVPLHLWRRYRRGYNQAERLALAIARRTLLPLDTAALRRRRAGRRQLGLSRSERLRSLAGCFVARPGRARGRTILLVDDVVTTGATLEACARALLAAGARRVIGCVLARTPRSR, from the coding sequence TTGAGGATCGTTGCGCGCGCCGCGGCACGCCTCCTCGAGGCGCTTGTCCCGGTGCTGTTTCCCGCCGACTGCCTGGCGTGCGGAAGGGCGCTCCCCTGTCGCCAGGAGGGGGGTGTCTGCGCGTCCTGCTGGGAGAGCCTGCCCTGGCTCCCGGGCTACCGGCCGCGCCGCGGCCCCCTGCAGGCCCTCCTCTGGGGGGCGGAGTACGAGGGGACGATCCGCCACCTCGTCCACGGCTTCAAGTTCGCCGACATGGACTACCTCGGCCCCGCCCTCGGCAGGCGCATGGTCTTCCGGCTCGCCCCTCTCATCTTCGCGGAGCGTCCCGATCTCGTCGTGCCGGTACCTCTGCACCTCTGGCGCCGCTATCGCAGGGGATACAACCAGGCCGAACGCCTGGCCCTCGCCATTGCCCGTCGCACCCTCCTGCCTCTGGACACGGCCGCCCTGAGGCGGCGCCGCGCCGGGCGCCGTCAGCTCGGCCTGTCGCGCAGCGAGAGGCTGCGGTCCCTGGCCGGATGCTTCGTGGCACGACCCGGACGGGCCCGCGGCCGCACCATCCTGCTGGTCGACGATGTCGTGACCACGGGAGCGACGCTCGAGGCGTGTGCCCGAGCGCTTCTCGCCGCCGGGGCCCGGCGCGTCATCGGGTGCGTCCTGGCACGCACGCCACGAAGTCGGTGA
- a CDS encoding zf-TFIIB domain-containing protein, whose product MFCSGCGGAMAAKRYCNVPVEICDGCGGTWLEEGRLKWIIEIGPKSLPADRVKRLTAYSRSEAPAYRLGEDETRRIVKCPYCIGIMRPVNYSANSGVAIYKCINDHGVWLPKDGVDRLVLFIDTWDRLLRENGPYYAHLAQLERKRFLRKLSV is encoded by the coding sequence ATGTTCTGCTCGGGCTGCGGCGGCGCGATGGCCGCCAAGAGGTACTGCAATGTACCGGTCGAGATCTGCGACGGGTGCGGCGGGACCTGGCTGGAGGAGGGTCGTCTGAAGTGGATCATCGAGATCGGGCCGAAGTCGCTGCCGGCCGACCGCGTCAAGCGGCTCACGGCCTACTCGCGGTCGGAGGCCCCCGCCTACCGTCTTGGGGAGGATGAAACGCGGCGCATCGTCAAGTGCCCGTACTGCATCGGCATCATGCGGCCCGTCAATTATTCGGCGAACTCCGGCGTGGCCATCTACAAGTGCATCAACGACCACGGTGTGTGGCTCCCCAAGGACGGCGTCGATCGGCTGGTCCTGTTCATCGACACCTGGGACCGCCTTCTGCGCGAGAACGGTCCCTATTACGCCCACCTGGCGCAGCTCGAGCGCAAGCGGTTCCTTCGCAAGCTGAGCGTCTGA
- a CDS encoding peptidylprolyl isomerase: protein MKRSGSAARRAGALVPLSLALSAALLSAPSPALGEDAAKLYVHIETPGRFSYSGDPTQVSILFKNEGTAAWVNPGLDIEAGFQVFDSDGNKLERAKVPAASKEGQPKILEANAYFGKIVNLNEHFPKISGIGTYRITWSAAGIPEQTLATRIIRKYDPSKEYQAVIDTDFGKIVIDFYKDLAPFHTRNFIDLVNLDFYNGLLFHRIVKGESIFGGSPTADERGSPGYNVSPEPNGLKVLPGVVAQVRNSQTGAEESGSIFMIAATAQPDMDGRVTVFARVVEGLDTVKTIANVPTVGSAPRSASRPIKDIAIKKVEIREKKTKS from the coding sequence ATGAAGCGAAGCGGGTCGGCCGCGCGGCGTGCGGGCGCGCTCGTTCCCCTGTCCCTGGCGCTCTCTGCGGCGCTCCTGAGCGCCCCCTCCCCGGCCCTCGGCGAGGACGCGGCCAAGCTGTACGTCCACATCGAGACGCCGGGACGGTTCTCGTACTCGGGCGACCCGACCCAGGTCTCGATTCTCTTCAAGAACGAGGGGACCGCCGCGTGGGTCAACCCGGGTCTCGACATCGAGGCGGGGTTTCAGGTGTTCGACAGCGACGGGAACAAGCTGGAAAGGGCGAAGGTGCCGGCGGCGTCCAAGGAGGGGCAGCCGAAGATCCTCGAGGCGAACGCCTACTTCGGGAAAATCGTCAACCTCAACGAGCACTTCCCGAAGATCTCCGGAATCGGCACGTATCGCATCACCTGGTCGGCCGCCGGCATTCCCGAGCAGACGCTGGCGACGCGCATCATCAGGAAGTACGACCCTTCGAAGGAGTACCAGGCGGTCATCGACACCGACTTCGGCAAGATCGTCATTGATTTCTATAAGGATCTGGCCCCGTTCCACACCCGGAACTTCATCGACCTGGTCAACCTGGACTTCTACAACGGCCTCCTGTTCCATCGGATCGTGAAGGGTGAGTCGATCTTCGGCGGCTCGCCGACGGCCGACGAGCGCGGCTCGCCCGGCTACAACGTCTCGCCCGAGCCGAACGGGCTCAAGGTCCTGCCGGGTGTCGTGGCCCAGGTGCGCAACTCGCAGACCGGCGCCGAAGAGTCGGGAAGCATCTTCATGATCGCCGCGACCGCACAGCCCGACATGGACGGGAGGGTCACGGTGTTCGCGCGCGTCGTCGAGGGACTCGACACCGTGAAGACGATCGCCAACGTGCCGACCGTCGGCAGCGCCCCGCGCTCCGCCAGCCGCCCGATCAAGGACATCGCGATCAAGAAGGTCGAGATCCGGGAGAAGAAGACGAAGTCCTGA
- a CDS encoding GWxTD domain-containing protein, translating into MRGALAILAAGMIAAAPVIIPERSSQALARADERRPGARPAPKSANYDAPTERWREGPVRYLLTGEEDQAYRLLSTDADRTAFIQKFWASRDPVASTPDNEYRRRFFERVAEANGLFTDSTKQGWKTDRGKIFILLGPPDDLEQEQTRNDFLPNVVVWTYRNPPGGERMNALPVVRFIRDSTGEYRLSNDVFMPGFETSAGITFQIQAMQMKSLPQQKTLLDTIVSGRAPADSGPFRTHDDFFRVHDGSTLTVLTLGVKTDLLAGRPEERADLQAAGHDAGSGAGPSSENPAEARFEAVARLVGASPELPTYDFTGPNGLRSGATGRVLDSSGYSMFQGALPLRPGTYTAYFGVVDRHDGRVYSYRESLAVPDLRAEQFRLSRITLASLLERIEGGGNAYTTPFVLGDLRVLPRADDVFRNGEEFAFYYQIYGPATDPIDGRPDLDVEYQFFVAERDGAGGLKFVTLGKPIRLTRQRSRVQGYTLPLRDWPPATYRLRVQVKDNLNEERSTEEVSFRIL; encoded by the coding sequence ATGCGCGGCGCACTTGCGATCCTGGCGGCGGGCATGATCGCCGCGGCCCCGGTCATCATCCCAGAGCGCTCGTCGCAGGCCCTCGCCCGCGCCGACGAACGGCGCCCGGGGGCGCGTCCCGCGCCGAAGAGCGCCAACTACGATGCGCCGACCGAGCGCTGGCGCGAGGGACCGGTGCGCTACCTCCTGACGGGGGAGGAAGACCAGGCCTACCGTCTCCTGTCGACCGACGCCGATCGGACCGCCTTCATCCAGAAGTTCTGGGCCAGCCGCGACCCGGTCGCTTCGACCCCCGACAACGAATACCGGAGACGGTTCTTCGAGCGCGTGGCCGAGGCGAATGGACTGTTCACCGATTCCACCAAGCAGGGATGGAAGACCGACCGCGGCAAGATCTTCATCCTGCTCGGCCCCCCCGACGACCTCGAACAGGAACAGACCCGCAACGATTTCCTGCCGAACGTCGTCGTATGGACGTACCGCAATCCCCCCGGCGGCGAACGCATGAACGCCTTGCCGGTCGTGCGCTTCATCAGGGACTCGACCGGCGAGTACCGCCTGTCGAACGATGTCTTCATGCCGGGATTCGAGACGAGCGCCGGCATCACCTTCCAGATCCAGGCCATGCAGATGAAGAGCCTGCCGCAGCAGAAGACCTTGCTGGACACGATCGTCAGCGGGCGCGCCCCGGCCGACTCCGGCCCGTTCAGGACGCACGACGACTTCTTTCGTGTCCATGACGGCAGCACCTTGACCGTCCTCACTCTCGGCGTGAAGACCGACCTCCTGGCCGGCCGGCCCGAGGAGCGCGCCGACCTCCAGGCGGCGGGACACGACGCCGGAAGCGGCGCCGGCCCGTCGTCGGAAAACCCGGCGGAAGCCCGGTTCGAGGCTGTGGCCCGCCTCGTCGGCGCTTCGCCCGAACTGCCCACGTATGATTTCACCGGCCCCAATGGTCTGCGCTCGGGAGCGACCGGCCGGGTCCTCGATTCGTCCGGATACAGCATGTTCCAGGGGGCGCTTCCTCTCCGGCCGGGCACGTACACGGCCTACTTTGGTGTCGTCGATCGTCACGATGGCCGGGTGTACTCGTACAGGGAGAGTCTCGCGGTCCCGGACCTGCGCGCGGAACAGTTCCGGCTGAGCCGGATCACGCTCGCCAGCCTCCTGGAGCGCATCGAGGGGGGCGGCAACGCCTACACGACCCCCTTCGTGCTCGGCGACCTGCGCGTGCTGCCGCGCGCGGACGACGTGTTCAGGAACGGCGAGGAATTCGCCTTCTACTACCAGATCTACGGACCGGCGACCGATCCGATCGACGGGCGGCCCGACCTGGACGTCGAGTACCAGTTCTTCGTCGCCGAGCGGGACGGGGCGGGCGGCCTGAAGTTCGTGACGCTCGGCAAGCCGATCCGCCTCACCCGCCAGCGCAGCCGGGTGCAGGGGTACACGCTGCCGCTCCGGGACTGGCCGCCGGCCACCTACCGCCTTCGTGTCCAGGTGAAGGACAACCTGAACGAAGAGCGCTCCACCGAGGAGGTCTCGTTCCGCATCCTGTGA
- the yvcK gene encoding uridine diphosphate-N-acetylglucosamine-binding protein YvcK — MSDLRAVPANHGLPRGLRVVALGGGTGLPVVLRGLKHAIAACGGSLTGIVNVTDDGGSSGRLRRDYHVLPMGDIRNCLVALSENEPLMSALFQYRYRGKGELGGHSVGNLILTALADCQRSYLRAIETSGEVLKIRGRILPATLENVVLRARLSDGRVIRGQSRIARSPGSIECLMTSPSRPVPAPGVLRVLREADLIVLGPGSLFTSILPNLLVRGVTRAIARSRAVRVLVGNLMTQPGETSGFSAEDHVLAVERCAGAGLLDYYLTNVRPIRSALRRRYAREGAEPVPLSPAAARRLGITLVERDLVREEPGARLVRHHEGKLARALASILRRHAIRRLPRRGADSAVAS; from the coding sequence GTGAGCGATCTGCGGGCGGTCCCGGCGAACCATGGACTTCCGCGCGGGCTCAGGGTCGTCGCGCTCGGCGGCGGCACCGGCCTGCCGGTCGTGCTGCGCGGCCTCAAGCACGCGATCGCGGCCTGCGGGGGTAGCCTGACCGGCATCGTGAACGTGACCGACGACGGCGGGAGCAGCGGGCGCCTGCGCCGCGATTACCACGTCCTGCCGATGGGGGACATCCGCAACTGCCTCGTGGCGCTGTCGGAGAACGAGCCGCTGATGTCCGCCCTGTTCCAGTATCGCTACCGCGGCAAGGGAGAGCTCGGCGGCCACAGCGTCGGCAACCTGATCTTGACGGCCCTCGCCGACTGCCAGCGCTCCTATCTCAGGGCGATCGAGACCTCGGGCGAGGTGCTCAAGATCCGTGGCCGCATCCTGCCGGCGACGCTCGAGAACGTGGTGTTGCGGGCCCGCTTGAGCGACGGCCGCGTCATCCGCGGACAGTCGCGCATCGCCAGGAGCCCCGGGTCGATCGAGTGCCTGATGACGTCCCCGTCCCGGCCCGTGCCCGCGCCGGGCGTCCTGCGCGTTCTGCGCGAGGCCGATCTCATCGTCCTGGGACCCGGCAGTCTGTTCACCAGCATCCTGCCCAATCTCCTGGTGCGCGGCGTGACGCGCGCCATCGCCCGCTCCCGCGCGGTCCGCGTGCTGGTCGGAAACCTGATGACCCAGCCGGGTGAGACCTCCGGGTTCTCGGCCGAGGACCACGTCCTGGCCGTCGAGCGCTGCGCGGGCGCGGGTCTTCTCGACTACTACCTGACCAACGTCCGCCCGATCCGCTCCGCCCTGCGCCGGCGCTACGCCCGCGAGGGGGCGGAGCCCGTGCCGCTGTCCCCGGCGGCCGCGCGGCGCCTGGGGATCACGCTGGTGGAGCGCGATCTCGTGCGCGAGGAGCCCGGCGCCCGCCTGGTGCGGCATCACGAGGGAAAGCTGGCCCGCGCCCTGGCGTCGATTCTCCGCCGTCACGCGATCCGGCGGCTCCCCCGGAGAGGCGCGGACAGCGCGGTCGCGTCATGA
- a CDS encoding signal peptidase I, giving the protein MKLNLSDEPLTAELLAEALGRTGSAVISVNGTSMHPTLQFGWRVYLRPAHGDDLKVGDIAVFRGDHYLVIHRLVWKERAGGAVRLVFRGDYNRVRERVDPAAVIARVVAVEIPGRKKGMERVVAIEPDILAYFYRIGYAFGRILPPLAPKPVEPDGRIGPFGRIARAAFAGMERVLSFFLPERR; this is encoded by the coding sequence ATGAAGCTCAACCTGAGCGATGAGCCGCTCACGGCCGAGCTCCTGGCCGAGGCGCTCGGCCGCACCGGCTCGGCCGTCATCTCGGTGAACGGCACCAGCATGCATCCGACCCTGCAATTCGGCTGGCGCGTCTATCTCCGGCCCGCGCACGGCGACGATCTGAAGGTCGGCGACATCGCGGTCTTCCGCGGCGACCACTACCTGGTGATTCACCGGCTCGTCTGGAAGGAGCGGGCGGGCGGCGCCGTGCGCCTGGTGTTCCGGGGAGACTACAACCGCGTGCGCGAGCGGGTCGACCCGGCCGCAGTCATCGCCCGGGTCGTGGCGGTCGAGATCCCGGGGAGGAAAAAAGGAATGGAGCGGGTCGTCGCCATCGAGCCGGACATCCTCGCCTACTTTTACCGCATCGGCTATGCCTTCGGTCGCATCCTGCCCCCGCTGGCCCCGAAACCGGTCGAGCCGGATGGCCGGATCGGGCCGTTCGGACGCATCGCGCGCGCCGCATTCGCCGGCATGGAGCGGGTTCTTTCGTTCTTTCTCCCCGAGAGACGGTAG
- a CDS encoding sigma-54 dependent transcriptional regulator: MKNILVAEDDRSLRDGLVQSMSRSGYKVQVAQSGKDALEKIEKQVFDLVIAGNRIGGADGLEILRKARATNAGTLVIVTGENGTGAVEAMKGGAFDYLQKPLSLEAIEMKVQRAMEHQRLVVRLSSMTEPLSDPSDRYGLIGNSSAMRDIFKIIDKVAASNATVLIQGETGTGKERVAEAIHRNSPRHDAAFVRMNCASLPDNLLESELFGHEKGAFTGADQMRIGRFEMANDGTLFLDEVGNMSANTQAKVLRAIQNQEFERLGGSRTIKVDVRIIAATNINLETAIKEGRFREDLFYRLNVVTIGVPSLRERVDDIVPLAEHFLKRFARELRRRVTGFSAESVKRIQEYRWPGNVRELENTIERAVLMCDGEAIRPQDLTLLDREHTLGMTPALAVDLLNLEQLEKTALLEALKRSNWIQKEAAKLLGVSSRVMNYKVHKHGITHDRWSKNRN; the protein is encoded by the coding sequence ATGAAGAACATCCTGGTTGCCGAGGACGACAGGAGCCTGCGCGACGGTCTCGTCCAGTCGATGAGCCGCAGCGGGTACAAGGTCCAGGTCGCCCAGAGCGGCAAGGACGCCCTCGAGAAGATCGAGAAGCAGGTCTTCGACCTGGTGATAGCCGGAAACCGCATCGGCGGCGCCGACGGGCTCGAGATCCTCCGCAAGGCGCGCGCGACGAACGCCGGCACGCTGGTCATCGTGACGGGCGAGAACGGCACCGGCGCGGTCGAGGCGATGAAGGGGGGCGCCTTCGATTATCTTCAAAAGCCGCTGTCGCTCGAGGCGATCGAGATGAAGGTCCAGAGGGCGATGGAGCACCAGAGACTGGTGGTCCGTCTCAGCTCGATGACCGAGCCGCTCTCCGATCCCTCCGATCGCTACGGCCTCATCGGAAACTCCTCCGCGATGCGCGACATCTTCAAGATCATCGACAAGGTGGCCGCCTCGAACGCCACCGTCCTGATCCAGGGCGAGACCGGCACGGGCAAGGAGCGCGTCGCCGAGGCGATCCATCGCAACTCCCCGCGTCACGACGCCGCCTTCGTGCGCATGAACTGCGCCTCGCTCCCCGACAACCTGCTGGAGAGCGAGCTGTTCGGACATGAGAAGGGGGCGTTCACCGGGGCCGACCAGATGCGCATCGGCCGTTTCGAGATGGCCAACGACGGCACTCTGTTCCTCGACGAAGTGGGGAACATGAGCGCCAACACCCAGGCGAAGGTGCTGCGGGCCATCCAGAACCAGGAGTTCGAGCGCCTGGGCGGCAGCCGCACGATCAAGGTGGACGTGCGCATCATCGCCGCCACCAACATCAACCTCGAGACCGCCATCAAAGAGGGGAGGTTCCGCGAGGACCTGTTCTACCGGCTCAACGTGGTCACGATCGGCGTGCCGTCCCTGCGGGAGCGGGTCGACGACATCGTGCCGCTGGCGGAGCACTTCCTCAAGCGCTTCGCCCGCGAGCTGCGCCGCCGCGTCACCGGCTTCTCCGCCGAGTCGGTGAAGCGCATCCAGGAATATCGCTGGCCGGGAAACGTGCGCGAGCTCGAGAACACGATCGAGCGCGCCGTGCTGATGTGTGACGGCGAAGCGATCAGGCCCCAGGACCTGACCCTGCTCGACCGGGAGCACACGCTCGGCATGACACCCGCGCTCGCCGTCGACCTCCTCAACCTCGAGCAGCTCGAGAAGACGGCCCTCCTCGAGGCCCTCAAGCGCAGCAACTGGATCCAGAAGGAAGCCGCCAAGCTCCTCGGCGTCAGCAGCCGCGTGATGAACTACAAGGTCCACAAGCACGGCATCACGCACGACCGCTGGAGCAAGAACCGCAACTAG